The following coding sequences are from one Paenibacillus sp. FSL R5-0912 window:
- a CDS encoding phage tail terminator family protein — MTVQQVRENITDALAEYYPDVPVYVEGDKPQSAYFKTGLISATYDRQREGRYMAVYRFGIRYEQGSPLDAESMADGLCEALADRESGNPAFRVMRQSWEAGAEGHGPLFTVDYMLYLQKQKQPEGEAELMGHFTEGARLK; from the coding sequence ATGACTGTACAACAAGTGCGGGAGAACATCACAGATGCGTTGGCAGAGTATTATCCCGATGTACCTGTCTATGTGGAAGGGGACAAGCCGCAGTCAGCCTACTTCAAAACGGGGCTCATCTCAGCAACCTACGACCGGCAGCGTGAAGGCAGATACATGGCGGTGTACCGTTTCGGTATCCGCTACGAGCAGGGAAGTCCGCTGGATGCAGAGAGCATGGCGGACGGCTTGTGTGAAGCGTTGGCGGACAGGGAAAGCGGCAATCCAGCTTTTCGTGTAATGCGCCAGTCATGGGAGGCAGGAGCAGAGGGACATGGGCCGCTGTTCACAGTAGACTATATGCTCTATCTCCAGAAGCAGAAGCAGCCGGAGGGCGAGGCAGAACTGATGGGTCACTTCACAGAAGGAGCACGGCTGAAATGA
- a CDS encoding helix-turn-helix domain-containing protein — protein sequence MMAEEFGNYLKQLREEKGLTINQLASLAGISGAQISRIENGLRGVPKPATLRKIAEATDVSYEELMGHAGHLTESQSSTVGSVPAWATSKDKRDFRQMLEDDGELMFDGIPLNKEDKQRIKDVLTGLFWEAKQMNKRTKPKHDSGTKE from the coding sequence ATGATGGCAGAGGAATTCGGGAACTATCTGAAACAGCTTCGGGAAGAAAAGGGACTGACAATCAATCAGTTGGCATCCCTTGCCGGGATTAGCGGAGCACAAATTTCGCGGATAGAGAATGGACTGCGTGGTGTCCCTAAGCCGGCTACACTGCGTAAGATCGCTGAAGCGACCGATGTCTCTTATGAGGAGCTTATGGGCCATGCCGGTCATTTAACCGAATCACAGAGCAGTACTGTAGGGTCAGTGCCCGCATGGGCTACGAGTAAGGATAAACGGGATTTCCGTCAAATGCTTGAGGATGATGGCGAGCTGATGTTCGACGGAATCCCACTGAACAAGGAGGATAAGCAGCGGATCAAGGATGTATTAACAGGCCTATTCTGGGAGGCCAAGCAGATGAACAAAAGAACTAAGCCCAAGCACGATTCAGGTACGAAGGAATAG
- a CDS encoding phage tail sheath family protein: MAGGTWTTQNKVRPGVYVNVASNGSVSGKMGERGTAALALTLPWGQAGVILKLTAQDDFQKKLGYDLTGAELLPVREVLKRAGTLLLYRLNQGVKAAVTNNGVQVTALYGGERGNALKIVIEKNIDDNAQFDVRTLLENTEVDKQTVATAAGLTANDYVEFKPNGPGALTLTAGMPLVGGANGTVTNAEHSDFLAELEVQDFQTVGLVSEDNTLKALYSAYVKRLRNTEGKKVQAVLSDYATADHEGIISVANGVVLSDGTVVDKAHAVAWVAGATAAAAVNESLTYQAYDDAVDADVRFSHSETVAALTDGELLFTYNGGRAVVEQDINTFTSFSPDKGKAFSKNRVLRVLDGISGDLKRIFENYFIGKLPNNEDGRALFWSQCVTYMNDLQNLGAIENFNAQSDIVVTPGADSDSVVLDVAVKPVDSVEKVYMKVKVV; the protein is encoded by the coding sequence ATGGCTGGAGGAACATGGACAACACAAAACAAGGTGCGTCCGGGAGTATACGTAAATGTGGCTTCGAACGGAAGCGTGTCAGGTAAAATGGGGGAACGCGGTACGGCGGCCCTGGCGCTTACGCTGCCTTGGGGACAAGCCGGAGTAATTCTTAAGCTCACCGCACAGGATGATTTCCAGAAGAAGCTTGGGTATGATCTGACGGGTGCTGAGTTGCTGCCGGTAAGAGAGGTACTGAAACGGGCAGGCACGTTGCTGCTCTATCGTTTGAATCAGGGTGTAAAGGCAGCTGTGACCAATAATGGGGTTCAAGTTACTGCATTGTATGGCGGGGAACGCGGCAATGCACTCAAGATTGTTATCGAGAAGAATATCGACGACAACGCTCAGTTCGATGTGCGGACTTTGCTTGAGAATACAGAGGTGGACAAGCAGACAGTAGCTACGGCTGCCGGGCTGACTGCGAACGACTATGTAGAATTTAAGCCGAATGGACCCGGTGCGCTGACGCTAACAGCCGGGATGCCGCTTGTAGGCGGTGCTAATGGTACGGTAACGAATGCAGAACATAGCGACTTCCTGGCGGAGCTGGAGGTTCAGGACTTCCAGACTGTGGGGCTGGTATCCGAGGATAACACGCTCAAGGCGCTATATAGCGCTTATGTGAAGCGTCTGCGTAATACGGAAGGCAAGAAGGTGCAGGCAGTATTGTCCGATTATGCTACGGCTGACCACGAGGGTATTATCAGTGTGGCAAACGGTGTGGTGCTGAGTGACGGAACTGTGGTGGATAAAGCACATGCCGTGGCTTGGGTAGCCGGTGCTACTGCCGCCGCTGCGGTGAACGAATCCCTGACCTATCAGGCCTACGATGACGCTGTTGATGCGGATGTGCGCTTCAGCCATTCCGAGACCGTAGCCGCGCTTACAGACGGTGAACTGCTCTTTACGTATAATGGCGGCCGTGCTGTGGTAGAGCAGGATATCAACACCTTTACTTCATTTTCACCAGATAAGGGTAAGGCATTCTCCAAAAATCGTGTACTGCGCGTACTGGATGGAATCTCCGGTGATTTGAAGCGTATTTTTGAGAATTACTTCATCGGTAAATTGCCGAATAATGAAGACGGGCGTGCGCTGTTCTGGTCGCAGTGCGTCACCTATATGAATGATCTGCAGAACCTGGGGGCGATTGAGAACTTCAATGCACAGAGCGATATTGTAGTTACCCCCGGAGCGGACAGTGACAGTGTTGTGCTGGATGTGGCTGTGAAGCCGGTGGATTCCGTAGAAAAAGTATATATGAAAGTGAAGGTGGTTTAA
- a CDS encoding ArpU family phage packaging/lysis transcriptional regulator: MILASLPELDRRLTQVTIENMLEKYRIFKTVTFEAKEAGITYSYTERFHGATNTVTDQTAAIATHNVDVPAARRAYCAMIDSVVERLTLREQQLVRERYLRREESYDYTIYNHVFDPPVSKDTYVKIRSKAFYKMALALADLQLLSLTSLEKTSGPRKEK, encoded by the coding sequence ATGATTCTAGCTTCGCTGCCCGAGCTTGACCGCCGTCTTACTCAGGTCACTATAGAAAATATGCTGGAGAAATACCGTATATTTAAGACCGTAACTTTCGAGGCTAAAGAGGCCGGGATTACGTACTCTTATACGGAAAGGTTCCACGGCGCGACTAATACGGTTACGGATCAGACGGCGGCTATAGCAACTCATAATGTGGATGTGCCTGCGGCAAGAAGAGCATACTGTGCAATGATAGATTCCGTAGTAGAGAGACTTACACTTAGAGAACAGCAGCTTGTGCGGGAACGTTACTTGCGCAGAGAGGAGAGCTACGACTACACGATCTATAATCATGTATTCGATCCCCCGGTGAGCAAGGACACTTATGTGAAAATAAGGTCGAAGGCGTTCTATAAAATGGCGCTGGCGCTCGCAGATCTGCAGTTGTTGTCATTAACTTCGCTAGAGAAAACATCAGGGCCCCGCAAGGAGAAATAG